The Malus sylvestris chromosome 14, drMalSylv7.2, whole genome shotgun sequence genome segment AATTGTCAAGTCTAACGTCTAGATATGGCAAAAGATATCTTATTAGGTTATTAATAGGTAATCCAAAAATGACCCGACTCGTTAACAGATTTTTACTGGTAACCCAATAACGGTCCAATTTATAAATAGATTAATTTGAAACCTGTTATTTTTGTGTGAGTTAACAGGTTACCCTGTGAAAAGAGCAATTGCAAAGTGGCTCCATACCCtctcaagaaaacaaaacacaggAGACTTGAGAGAGACTTACCACCTTCCTTTTCCTCCCGCTCCATTGTTGTAAATGGCTTTCCTCGTGAGTTAACAACCCACTTTCCACCGGCTTTCTTGGCCATTGTCGACTCAAAAAAAAGGGCAAATCATGCCATCATCGTCCTTTACAATCCGACCATTTCCTCAATTTTTAATTGCCGGCTGAATTAGGTGAAGTAAGGACCCCTTTTACGCCCTTTCTTAATATGCTTTCCTTCATAACTCACATACTTCCATTCATGCCCtaatgacattttttttaacGTGCCCAGAACATGGAGGTGTACACCGTATGTTATTATACAAGAGgaggaattttattttatttttttaaagtgtcCCTCCATTTGTGTAATGAAATATGGTCAGACacaatgaaaaatctctccatgcCCTACACTCTACATTTAGTAACAAAAAATCGGGTTTTTTGGAAATATTAATTGACATTCATATTTTATGGAACATCAATGTCGACATAAATTTCTTTATGTTATTATGCAAGTggagagagattttttttttttctttcaagtgTCTCTCTATTTGTGTAATTAGATGGCTTATATGTCCGTATTTGAAAAATATCTCCATGCCCTACACTCTTCATTTAGTAACAAAAAAATTGGGTATTTCGGAAATATTAATTGACACTCATATTTTGCGGAAGCATCGATGTCGATATAAATTTCGAAGGTTAAAAGGGTTGAAATacatttaagaaatactaagttGATTAAGCATTCATCAATTAACCATACATTTTTGGTAGAGAGTAGCATATCCATGAcaaatttattataaataaaacattttgtgccaccaacatcattttctttcaatttcttatTTATAAGAATATATTGATATTGAGCCTATATTGTTATCCTTTGTACTCATTTGGACAAAATGTGCATTGTAATCGGCATGGCATCTGCAATTGCAATTGGGTGCATCCAATCACTCATTTTTTTGACACAAACTATAATGTGTTTATACTTGAAGAGAAAACGTTACTGAAAAAGTATTTTCCCGATTTGTATACAAATTTCTCGCTTACATTGGTGTCTCGTTTGAGattaattttttgggtttccCTAGTCTACAGATTTTTTCCCTAACCCACTGGAAGAAAATAGctgagaaaataaataaaaatcatcTGCACAAAATAAATAGCCAAAAGACGAAAAAGCCCAATACCCCAAAAGCCACACACAAAGTGTCTAATGTCCCTTCAGTCCTCAACTTcctctccttcctttccttcttcCTCTCCAAGTACTCTTCGTacctcttccttccttccgCCACCCTCCTCCTCCCCTTTCTTCCCTTTCTGCCCTCCAACGCCCTCTCCAAAATTACCAAACCCTCCTTCCCGTTCAAGTGCATTCCATCCATGTCCTCCACCTGCAAGTTCACCTCCCTTATCTGCATCTCCCCTCCCTCCGACCCCCCGCACGTGACCAATATCCCGCACTGCACGTGCTCCGACGCCGTCGCTTTCTCCCCCGGCAGAATCAACGAGAACCGCGCGTGCACCTCGCCGCTTAGCCAGTGCCGCTGCACCGACACCGGCGCGTGGCTCGAGAGGTTCATCGCCCGCCGTCTGGTCGGGTCGATCATGATCCAGCTCAGCGTCAGCTCGTCCCCGAGGTCGCGACAGGTGTCGGCCTCCTGCCCCTCCGGGTACTTGATTTGGGTGGGGACCACGTCCTTGGGGTCCAGCAGGTCAATCCGGAACGGCGAGCACCGGAACCACCCGGTCACGGTCTCCGTCTCGATGACCTTGCTCAGGATGAGCTTGCCGCGGTGGTAGATATCGACGGCGGAGATTAACTCGCACGGACGGTCCTGATCGTGTTTTGGCGCGATACCGGAGGTTGCGGTTGCGGTTGCGGTGCTGGGCTCCAGATTGGCGAGGAGAGGGAAGGAGTCCGAGAAGAAGGAGAGCGGGCCGGCGGGGAAGGTGGAAATGACTTGGCGCACACGTGGCGCGGCGGTGGAGGGCCACGTGGAGTGGCAGATGTTGGCCCAGAGTGGCTGGTGGGAGGCTAGCGCTTGGAGTTCGGAGGAGGTGCAGGCGGCGGAGGCGAGCGTGGGGCCGTCGAGGCGGGTGAGGATGTGGGTTTGGATTATGTCCGGATGGACGGCGGATATTGAGGCGGAGGTGGCTTTGTCGCCGTCGGTGGACGGCGGTAGGTGGGAGGAGCAAGCCATTTGGGAGTACAGATTGCTTTTTCCAATTAGTTTAGGGGTTTGGGGTACACCGATGAGGACTGAAGAGAGAGGTTTGTATTTTGGGATTTATATAGCAACGTAACGAGGGGACAATGCTGAAGTCAAGAGCTCCTTAATTATTGACCTTGGGTTTGCAATTTAATTACGAGATTgccattttcattttcattttctctgTGGGTTACAACACTTTCCCTTGACGTGTAAAATGACAAAGCTATATTCCTTCCAAATTAATGGCGTTATAAGGTTTAGATAAGGAGTTGAATTTCAATTGTGGAGTATTAACGAGTTTAATAATTATGAACGGATCAAAATAGATATGAGGCACACACAGACTAAGAAATTCGTTGTGAAGAGTGCAAAAATAGGAATGCATGttacatttatttattattgcCTCACAtatctaaaagaaaaaaagcaagaGTTTTTGTTCCGGTTCAAGTAAATTATAAACAATTTATATGAAATCAATAACATTCGTACTCTGATTCCGACCATGCTTAATAAACAATTTCGATGGGAAATCAAATGGTGATCCTCCCCAACTAGATTCCTTCCAACTA includes the following:
- the LOC126598345 gene encoding probable F-box protein At2g36090; translated protein: MACSSHLPPSTDGDKATSASISAVHPDIIQTHILTRLDGPTLASAACTSSELQALASHQPLWANICHSTWPSTAAPRVRQVISTFPAGPLSFFSDSFPLLANLEPSTATATATSGIAPKHDQDRPCELISAVDIYHRGKLILSKVIETETVTGWFRCSPFRIDLLDPKDVVPTQIKYPEGQEADTCRDLGDELTLSWIMIDPTRRRAMNLSSHAPVSVQRHWLSGEVHARFSLILPGEKATASEHVQCGILVTCGGSEGGEMQIREVNLQVEDMDGMHLNGKEGLVILERALEGRKGRKGRRRVAEGRKRYEEYLERKKERKERKLRTEGTLDTLCVAFGVLGFFVFWLFILCR